The nucleotide window CACGCTGTTCGGCCGCAATACCCCGGCCGGCGTGGTGAAGTTCGAATCGGCCAAGCCGAGCCTGAAAGGCGTGGAAGGCTACTACAACTTCTCCGTGGCGTCGCATGGCACCACCAACGTCGAAGGCGCGGCCAACATTCCGCTGTCGAACGAGTGGGCACTGCGCGTATCGACGCTGCGCCAGCACCGCGACGACTACATCCGCAACGAATTCACCGACGGCCGCGAGTCGCTGGACGGCTACAACGAGCACGCCGAACGCGTGCAGGTGCTGTACCAGCCGAACGGCACGTTCAACGCGCTGTTCAACGTGCACCAGCGTACCACCAGCGGCAATTCGCGCCTGTTCCAGGCCAACATCATCAAAAAGGGCAGCAACCAGCTGGTCGACAACTACGATGAAGGCGCGGTCTTCACCAACGGCCAGAACTACCAGAACCTGACGACGCGCGGCGGCAACGTGCGCCTGTCGTGGGACCTGGGTGCGGTGAAGCTGTACTCCGTGACGGGCTACGAGTCGATCACCGAGTACAACAGCCGCGGCGACATCGACGGCGGCAATCCGGTCTACGGCCCGGGCGTGGTGCCGTTCCAGGTGGAGACGGCTTCCGTGCTGCCCGACCTGAAGCAGTACACGCAGGAATTCCGTATCGAATCGAAGAAGGCTGGCCCGATGAGCTGGCAGGCCGGCGTGTACTACTTCGATGAAGATGCCACTGGCGGCAGCGACAACTTCAACACCGCCGGCGCGCGCACCAGCCGCGTCGTGAGCAACCAGCGCAACAAGGCCTGGGCGGCATTCGGTTCCGTCAACTACGCGGTGACCGATGCGCTGACCGTGCGCGGCGGCCTGCGCTACACCAACGACAAGAAGGACTTCCGCACTATCGAGGCGAGCGGCACCACGCTGCAGGGCCCGTCGACGATCAACGCGGAACGCCACAAGACCAACTGGGACCTGTCGGCAACGTATGCGATCAACCCGGACGTGTCGGCCTACGCCCGCGTGGCGACGGGCTTCCGCGCACCGTCGATCGGCGCGCCGTCGGCTTCCGGTCCGGCCACGATCGCCGATGCGGAAACCATCACCTCGTATGAAGCCGGCATCAAGGCCGACCTGCTGAACCGCCGCGCCCGCGCCTCGCTGTCGATCTTCGACTATGACGTGAAGGACCAGCAGCTGACGGTGGTGGGCGGCAATTCCAACGTGACCGCGCTGATCAACGCCGAGAAGACCAAGGGCCGCGGTATCGAAGCGGAGATCGAAGGCTTCGTCACGC belongs to Pseudoduganella albidiflava and includes:
- a CDS encoding TonB-dependent receptor, with the protein product MMKLSKMHKRLLALTAALPMAAMAQDATQANTEPSTQQAAQQPVASGQLETVTVTAQRRAENIKEVPVSVSMLQHEKLDVILSGGQDVRVLAGKTPSLNVESSTGRVFPRFYIRGYGNADFSIFASQPVSLIYDDVVQENPILKGYPMFDLANIEVLRGPQGTLFGRNTPAGVVKFESAKPSLKGVEGYYNFSVASHGTTNVEGAANIPLSNEWALRVSTLRQHRDDYIRNEFTDGRESLDGYNEHAERVQVLYQPNGTFNALFNVHQRTTSGNSRLFQANIIKKGSNQLVDNYDEGAVFTNGQNYQNLTTRGGNVRLSWDLGAVKLYSVTGYESITEYNSRGDIDGGNPVYGPGVVPFQVETASVLPDLKQYTQEFRIESKKAGPMSWQAGVYYFDEDATGGSDNFNTAGARTSRVVSNQRNKAWAAFGSVNYAVTDALTVRGGLRYTNDKKDFRTIEASGTTLQGPSTINAERHKTNWDLSATYAINPDVSAYARVATGFRAPSIGAPSASGPATIADAETITSYEAGIKADLLNRRARASLSIFDYDVKDQQLTVVGGNSNVTALINAEKTKGRGIEAEIEGFVTPDFKVSASTSYNYTKIQDPSLSVNKCAQCTVLDPLNAAGRVVIDGNALPQAPKWIVNLSARYNWPLAEGNLFVLTDWSYRSKVNFFLYEAKEFTGAPLTEGGLRVGYNWQGGKYEVAAFGRNITDQRRITGAIDFNNLTGFVNEPRQWGVQLKGLF